A segment of the Streptomyces sp. NBC_01235 genome:
CGAGACCATAGGCGCCCTCGCCATCCTCGATGGCACCAGGCTGCTCGATCCGGATGGTCGCTTCCGGGTCGAAGCGGTGCGTGAGGTGATCGAAAGCCGTCTGCCTCTGGTACCGCGGTTCCGGCAATTGCTCTACACACCTCGGCGGGGGCTGGGCTGGCCACTGTGGGTCGATGCTCGATCCTTCGATCTCACCGAGCACGTCCGGGTCCTCCCACTCGCTGCTCCCCCCGGTGAGGCGCAGCTTCTTCGCACCGTTGAGCAACTGCGTGCTCTCCCGCTGGACCGGTCACGGCCACTGTGGGAGATGTGGTTCCTGCCCGGCCTGGCCGACGACCGGGTAGCCATGTTCATGAAGGTGCACCACACCATCGCCGACGGCGCGGCGGGCGTGGCTCTGCTCGGCACGTTCCTCGATCCGAGCGCCGATGCGCCCACGATGCCCGCCCGTTCTTGGACCCCGGCGCCTGAGCCGTCGAGCCGCGACCTGTTCGAGGACAACCTTCGTCGGCGCGTGCAGGCGGCCGAAGGCGCGCTGTCGAAGCTGCTTCGGCCCGCCGTCACGCTGCACCAGGCCCAGGAGAGGTGGCCGGCAGTACGCGAGGGCTTCATCAAGGAGCGAGCGCCGCGGACCAGCTTCAACATCCCGATCGGCCGGCACCGCAGGATGGCAGTCATCCACGGCAGTCTCGACGTCACCAAGCAGATCGCTCACAACCACAACGCCAAACTGAACGACGTCCTGATGTCGGCCGTCGCCGGCGGCCTGCGAGAACTGCTGCGCGGCCGTGAAGAACGCATTGAAGATCTGGTGCTGCGAGCCTTCGTTCCCATCTCGCTTCACCGGGAGAAGCCCGGTCAGGCACACGGCAACCAGGACGGAATGATGTTCGTGCCGCTCCCGATCGGTGAGGCCGATCCTGTTCGGAGACTGCAGCTGATCGCAGCGGCCAGCGCCGAACGAAAGAAGTACGTCGTTCGTCCTCCCGAAGGCCTGGTCGCCCGCAACCGCGTCCTCCAGCGGGCAATGGTGCGCCGCTTCGCCCATCAACGGTGGGCGAACGTATACATCGCCAACATCCCCGGCCCTCCGATTCCGCTCTACCTTGGCGGAGCGCAGCTGCTTGAGGTGTTCCCTCTGGTGCCGATCAGCGCGAACATCACGCTGGGCATCGCTGCTCTCTCATACGCCGGGCAGCTCAACATCACCGTCGTCGCCGACGCGAACGCCCTCCCCGAC
Coding sequences within it:
- a CDS encoding wax ester/triacylglycerol synthase family O-acyltransferase is translated as MFLTLVLDGGGIMNTSSGAPKPAQPGPRVAIMERLGPQDLMLLWPDDLGWPETIGALAILDGTRLLDPDGRFRVEAVREVIESRLPLVPRFRQLLYTPRRGLGWPLWVDARSFDLTEHVRVLPLAAPPGEAQLLRTVEQLRALPLDRSRPLWEMWFLPGLADDRVAMFMKVHHTIADGAAGVALLGTFLDPSADAPTMPARSWTPAPEPSSRDLFEDNLRRRVQAAEGALSKLLRPAVTLHQAQERWPAVREGFIKERAPRTSFNIPIGRHRRMAVIHGSLDVTKQIAHNHNAKLNDVLMSAVAGGLRELLRGREERIEDLVLRAFVPISLHREKPGQAHGNQDGMMFVPLPIGEADPVRRLQLIAAASAERKKYVVRPPEGLVARNRVLQRAMVRRFAHQRWANVYIANIPGPPIPLYLGGAQLLEVFPLVPISANITLGIAALSYAGQLNITVVADANALPDIEVFAEGVRNSLQALRSFRARTDAR